Proteins encoded within one genomic window of Mustela erminea isolate mMusErm1 chromosome 21, mMusErm1.Pri, whole genome shotgun sequence:
- the LOC116581641 gene encoding olfactory receptor 2B6-like yields MWINNQSSQDDFILLGFLDRPWLETPLFVIFLMAYIFALFGNISIILVSCLDPQLDSPMYFFVSNLSLLDLCYTTCTVPQMLVNLRGKDKTISYGGCVAQLYIFLALGSTECILLAIMAFDRYAAVCKPLHYPIIMSQRRCIHMATGTWISGFANSLVQSTLTVVVPRCGHRVIDHFFCEVPALLKLACADTHVNEAELNVLGALLLLVPLTLILGTYVLIARAVMRIHSAESRWKSFNTCASHLLVVSLFYFTAISMYVQPPSSYSHDRGKIMALFYGIITPTLNPFIYTLRNKDVKAALRRALTKEFWVRMR; encoded by the coding sequence ATGTGGATCAACAATCAGAGCTCACAAGATGATTTTATCTTATTGGGATTCCTGGACCGTCCCTGGCTGGAGACACCACTCTTTGTAATCTTTCTGATGGCCTACATCTTTGCCCTATTTGGAAATATCTCCATTATCCTTGTTTCCTGCCTGGACCCCCAGCTTGACAGTCCCATGTACTTTTTTGTCTCAAATCTCTCCCTACTGGACCTCTGCTACACTACCTGCACTGTGCCACAGATGTTAGTCAACCTTAGGGGAAAAGACAAGACCATTAGCTATGGTGGCTGTGTTGCCCAGCTGTACATTTTCTTGGCCTTGGGTTCTACTGAATGTATACTGCTAGCCATCATGGCCTTTGACCGTTATGCTGCTGTTTGCAAGCCCCTTCACTACCCAATCATCATGAGTCAGAGACGCTGCATCCACATGGCCACTGGGACCTGGATCAGTGGCTTTGCTAACTCCCTTGTGCAGTCCACTCTCACTGTGGTGGTCCCACGGTGTGGACATAGGGTGATAGACCATTTCTTCTGTGAAGTTCCTGCCCTTTTGAAATTAGCATGTGCTGATACTCATGTAAATGAGGCTGAGCTCAATGTGCTGGGGGCATTGCTACTTCTAGTGCCCCTCACCCTCATCCTAGGCACCTATGTGCTGATTGCACGGGCAGTAATGAGGATTCATTCTGCTGAAAGTCGCTGGAAGTCCTTCAACACCTGTGCTTCACACCTGCTGGTCGTGTCCCTCTTCTACTTCACAGCCATCAGTATGTATGTCCAGCCTCCCTCTAGCTACTCTCATGACAGGGGGAAGATCATGGCTCTCTTCTATGGGATCATCACGCCCACACTCAATCCATTTATCTATACACTGAGGAACAAGGATGTGAAGGCTGCCCTGAGAAGGGCACTGACCAAGGAGTTTTGGGTCAGGATGAGATGA